The Armigeres subalbatus isolate Guangzhou_Male unplaced genomic scaffold, GZ_Asu_2 Contig423, whole genome shotgun sequence genomic interval AGCGTCTTATTAATCCTTGTTTTCCTTAACAGGGCACTCGCTTGGTAGAACGCATTCGTGTGTTTGCTCGTTCCGAACGTATCCACCTTGGCAGAAGCACCCTTTTACGCATTTATTCACGCATCGGATCGCATACCCAAGGTTATCGCACGTTGCTGGGCAAGCCGTTCCGCATTGGTTGTATTCTTCATGTGGGCGTTTGCATGCTAAAAATGAACGAAATGTGAAAATAAAAGACAGCATACTGTTTCAAAGCGTTTCACATACCATGACAAGGCACAAGATCACCGAAAACGGCTGCAATGGCTACAAAAATGACGACTACTTTGAAATACATTTTTGATAACTAGGTACTGATAGCTGGGAGCAGCTACTTATATATGATCATTATAAAAAGGGGATAGACAAACGTGATCGAATGTTATGTGAGATCATCAGTTGTATTCGATCTTGTAGTTATGAATTTATGTGGCTGAAGTGGCTTGCGCGGTACCAGGGGGGCGGGGAATCTGGGGGTAATATGAACACCCTAAAGAATCGCATCATTTTCACATGGAAAACGTTGAAATATTCTGGAGCTTGACCATGTTACATGAATCGTATATTCATGCACTACGGTGCCTTGAAGTCAACTGAATGGAAAATGATCAATTTCGTGATACACTCAGCCCTCTTTCTACGGTAGTTTTTTATATGTCACTTCGTgttacggcctcctttttacggcaatttgaaacattattgacatccgaGAGTAAGCCTATAAAAaagcactcttagaaacccaaagaacaaagtagatgctttgtatattcatcatttacctacaacaattgttccgttctaggtcatccaagaatttcctggagtctacacgcgtaaccaatgatctaaggtctacaagcgtagcgaaagagctgttatctcttgtaaaaaatggtttatactctatttgatatattaaaccaaattccgttccaggtcatacaagaattccctggaatatAGGTCTTTAGGTCTACCCGCGTAACCGatgggctgttatctctttaaaatggttcatgctccaaatgatctattaaaccaaactcaatattCCATAAGTAGCCGTTCCTTTCCTGGTCATCCAAGACTTCCCTAGACTCCTCAGCCGCGGATTCATCCCAAAtgtgtcctccgagtatttgtctttcacttgcgtctcaaatgtaggtatatgagatgttctaagatctccaaattgtcctgaagtttgaatcaaatggtctaccgaatcaaccaagtcttCCATGATGTATCCAGTCACGGTAAccactcaattatgtcctccaagtattcgTCTTTCGCTCGCGTCTCAAATCCTGGCATATGaaatgttctaagatctccaaattgcccttgagtttgaatgaaatggtctgccgaatcaaccaaggctttcatgatgtccccagccgcggtatcaacccaatcatgtcctccgaataattgtctttcacttgcgtctcaaatgtaggcatatgagttgttctaagatctccaaattgtcctggagtttgaatcaaatggactaccgaatcaaccaaggctttcatgatgtttcCAGCCACGTTAACCACCCATTCATGTCCTCTAAGTATTTGTCTTTTGCTCGCGTtttaaatccaggcatatgaattgttctaagatctccaaatcgtcctggagtttgaatcaaatggtctgccgaatcaacaaAGTCTatcatgatgtcccaagccgcggtatcaatccaattatgtcctccgagtatttttctttcatttgagtctcaaatccagacatatgagatgtagtaagaactccaaatcgtccttgagtttgaatcaaatggtctgccgaatcaaccaaggcttccatgatgtcccaagcggcggtatcaacccaagggtctcaaatccagacatatgagatgtagtatgatttccaaatcgtcctggagtttgaatcaaatggtctgccgaatcaaccaaggcttccatgatgtccatggCTGCGGTAATaatccaattatgtcctccgagtattttcctttaacttgcatctcaaattcagacatatgagatgtagtacgatctccaaatcgtcccggagtttgaatcaaatggtctgccgaatcaaacgaggcttccatgatgtccccagccgcggtatcaacccaattatgtcctccgagtatttgtctttcatttgggtctcaaatccacacatataagatgtagtaagatctccaaatcgtcctggagtttgaatcaaatggtctgccgaatcagccaaggcttgcatgatgtccccagccacggtatcaacccaattatgttctccgagtatttgtcgttcactcgcgtctcaaatgtaggcatatgagttgttctaagatcttcaaattatcctggttttcgaatcaaatggtctcccgaatcaaccaaagctttcatgatgtccccagccgcggtatcaacccaattacgtccttcgagtatttgtctttcacttgcgtctcaaatgtaggcatatgagttgttctaagatctccaaattgtgctggagtttgaatcaaatggttcaccgaatcaaccaagtcttCCAAGATGTTTCCAGCCACGGTAAccactcaattatgtcctccaagtatttttctttcacttgggtctcaattCCAGACAAATgatatgttgtaagatctccaaattgttctggagtttgaatcaaatggtctaccgaatgcaaaggcttccatgatgtctcctGCCATGGTAATAACCCATTTATGTGCTCCGAGTATTTGACTTCCGCTTGCGTCTCAAATGGAGGCATATGAGGTTttctaagatcttcaaattgttctggagtttaaatcaaatggtctaccgaatcagcaatggcttccatgatgtctccaGTCGCGGTAtcgacccaattatgtcctccgagtatttctttttcacttgcgtctcaaatccagacatatgagatgttataagatctccaaattgtccaggagtttgaatcaaatggtctaccggatcaaccaaggcttccatgatgtctcaTGCCGTGGTATCAGCTCAACTATGTTTCTAGGGTATTTTTCCTTCACTTGCGTTTCAATTCCAGACATATGGGTTGttttaaaatctccaaattgtcctggagcttgaatcaaatggtctgccaaatcaaccaaggccttaatgatgtccccagccgcggtaacaacccgagcagcacaagtcagacaaacatCCCAAGGATTATTTTCAGTTTTATAACGGtcatgaaaatcattatttgctctacatgacctctccagaacaatttggagattttaaaacatatcatatgtctggatttaatacgtaagtgaaagacaaataatcggaggacatagttggttgataccgcgactgagggcaccatggaagccttggttgattcattacaccatttccaggacaatttgaagagcttacaacacctcatatgtcttgttttgagacgcaagtaaaagtCAAATACTCAaagaacataattgagttgataccacggcttaggatatcatgaaggctttgattgattcgatagaccatttaatttaaactccaggactgtttggagatcctacaatatcgaatatgcctgtgtttgagacgttagtaaaggaccaatactcagaagacaaaattgggttgacaccgaggctggggacatccttctgtagaccatttgattcaaactccaggacaatttgcagatcttaaaacatctcatatacatgGACTCGAGACGCAAAtggaagacaaatactcggagggcatgagtGGGATGTAACCGCGGCTGGGGCACCaaagaagccttggttgattcatttcaccatttgatttaaactccaggacaatttggagatcttacaatatctaatatgcctgtatttgagacgatagtaaaagaccaatactcagaagacaaaatttgagttgattctgtagaccatttgattcaaactccaggacaatttgcagatcttaaaacatctcatatacatggacttcggacgcaagtgaaagacaaatactcggagggcataatTGGAATGATACCGCAGCTGAGGACATCACGCAAGTCTCAGtagatttggtagaccatttgataagaaaattattttgagctttttagtggaatgtcttcacttgtcataagacgagtgaatacaatcccattgaattccaccacttaattgtatcttgacagatacgtatttcgacctcaacagtaaggccgtcttcagtgtctcgtacttgactcgacttgaagaaaatgatcgcagcttacactatttatactatgcgtaggtataataatttatcttggttcttatctagttacatttactacgctgcttacttctactcgcttgttgcgcttaatgcttaggtataaacttgaagagctaagagctaccatttccttgatctttattcaacaaccgtgTTTGTACCtttcggtagatttccaagctctcagcaacatcaagtttccacggagaagagacatttcttaaaattttaatgtttgatgtcgtaattgaatgattttcctgatatacatgttcagctaccttagacctaaacacataatttaatcccttatcactttccctcttagccttgtagccgcccagtgttaagccgcggcgtccgacttcgacgtgtgttgtacaccgctgagagttttgagcgcaggcatactgcaacgaggtagtggtcggattcaatattcgcactgcggtaagtgcggacgttcgtgatgtcggagaagaatttaccgtcgattagaacgtggtcgatttggttttccgtttcttggttaggtgatctccatgtggccttgtggatatttttgcggggaaagaaggtgcttcggactaccattccgcgggaggctgcgaagtttatgcatcgttggccgttgtcattcgatacggtgtgcagactatctggtccgatgaccggtctatacatttcctcccttcctacctgagcgttcatgtcaccgatgacgattttggcgtcccgcagtgggcatccatcgtatgtctgctccagctgtgcgtagaacgcttctttctcgtcgtcgggtctattttcgtgtgggctgtgcacgttgatgatgctatagttgaagaaacggccttttatcctcagcttgcacatctttgcgttgattggctgccacccaatcacgcgttggcgcatcttacccagcactatgaagccggtttccagctcgttggtggtgccacagctttggtagaaggtagccgctcgatgcccacttttccacactttctgtcctgtccagcaaatctcctgcagcgccacgacgtcgaagttgcggggatgtaattcatcgtagatcatcctgtcgcaacctgcgaaacctagcgacttgcagttccatgttccaagcttccaatcgtgatcctttattcgtcgcctaggtctttgccgattatatcgagtcgcattatctcttatattgttcgtaatgtttggttttccaggcggcttattgggcctgcgcaaacctcctgtctcgtcggagggccgtcgtgtcagggctgtttagcgtcccacctgacaccaggacttcccgaccagttagtcataacaaaattttatcacaattatatcaatatgtgttacaaataacaaaacttgcaataattttgttataaattccctgccaaagatggaggaaagaaaatttcatggtcgtcataacatgattataacataatgtgttacgTTTATTTCTACCggaaaaaaattgcctacatttttggtagatagcaattggaaaaaacgaaggtaccacctacagtataacttgaacttaTATTCAAAGTAGAAacagctggacaaagttaattgcctacattatggataatcattagcttttcaagaacataatttgttatagtataagctattttcacccctttttatgtaacacaacgagttataattttgttcaaaaaataacatattcagtaatatttttgttaaaactagaagagattttgttacaatttttgttattttaactactaatggtacatgttttataacaaccacTGTTATAAGAaattgctgtaacagaataacaaggcctgatataaatctgttactatctactggtcgggttgggcttgtgcgctttgagcggcacacggtcgctttggtggggcctgcttgcggatacatgcagctttttatagaggtttaacagggcccactgttaaaccccaccacatcctaggcaagccccacaactcgcagatggcctggggagggatcgtcaagcccttggacatagtccctgctgccctgttGTTATAATCTCCTTTTTTTTTAGGGTGGATCAAATATGACGGGATTGCTAGACCCCCCTCCCTCCTCTGTTACGCTTTTTATATGCCTAGTACATGTGCTGTCACaaaattaagcatatgcggtatttcgaaaaatttcgtttcaggtggttcgaaacgaaattccgcggaatttcgcggaatttgagcatggcgaaatctgatttcttcatttcgtttcgtttcgtaaaatttcaaaaaattcgcTGCAAAAAACCAGCTtctcacgaaatttaacggaattccgcggaatttcgaaacaaatttaaacttaaaccatactttatattgtcaaaaattttggctgcgccgctgaactaaatcataaaactatcttcaaaactttatgttatacattttttttctattaacgcttacttcttcttctttaatggtttcttctataaaattttcttctataaaacgtcttcagtattttgttagaaaaatctaacagaaaacaaaaagtatctttaactattctatcctatttttGTTAACGTAACCAgctatgaatcagatcagtataactttgtcaaagatgcaaagtcgtgtcgtggattttaagggcccttttgaagtcatttttcaGCGCCTCTTTGATTAATAACCGATTTATTCACCTCCACTTcggcctcaaaccaggtttaagaacatgggtaagcaccgcttaagagttgagAAGGCTCTAAGggataaattgactgtaagtgAATAACTTTTCTTATCCAGAATTACACCcattacacccagttcttttttaaCACTGATGGTTTTTActcgattacgacctttagcgtcaatgaaactatgagttaagtctataaaaaaaattcaggcgAAATTAggttttaattaaaattccgcggaaaaaaaataaatttcgtttcgtttcgaaaaatttcgaattaaatggaccctgatttcgtatcgtttcgaagactcgaaagtaaatctatatttcgtttcgttccgtttcgaatcaacatagacattttaaatttcgtttcgtttcgtttcgttaggaaaaagtgtgttatcgcatacccttacacaAAATTTTAGACCTCCTCCCCCCTTAAagctgtgacatcatttttgaacgacccctcaACTGGCATCGTCGAGAATTTTCAAAcagaataaaaataatcaaacaaaaACAGAATTATTATCAGGGTCCATCCACACAGGAGGTCATCATGTAGGTTCAATACAAAAATGAGACTAGGAAGGAGGGGGGATGAAAATCGCAAAATTTTGCGTGAAgcaattgaatttatttattgcaTGTATATTATATGCAGGACGTAGATATCATTCAGTCAAAAACCAAAcatcattatttttaaaacgaccATTCATGTTCACACTTGCTCGGCTTTGGGGCCTTGGAACATCCGCAGGAAGGTTTCGGCTTGGGCTTCGGACAATCCTCTGGCCGAACGCACAGTCCACTGTGGTTTTCGCGCACGTAGCCCTTCTTGCAGTAGCAGCCGCGCATACAAACTTGCGTGCACGGTGGTTCCGGGTGCAGGTTTTCACAGGTTCTGGGACACTCATTGCCGCACAGTCGGTACTCGGTGTTGGGATCCAGGCACACTGGAAATTGAAGGCACGTTCAGTGCACGTAATATTCAGCTGTGGAAAAATATCTATTTGAAGTCGTATTTACCTTTGCATGGCACGTGATGGCAGAGTGCGGCAGTACTGGCGGCAAGGACAAGGGCGATTGTTGCGAATCTCATCTTCAAAGAATTATGATGACCAAGATGCGTGTGTGATCCCTTTTATATGACAAACTGGAAGCTGTATATGCGTGATAAAATCCTTCTTAAAGCGCATTGCCTATGGAAATcctaagacaaaagctgcacaCGCCATCAAACTACTAACTGGAATGTCGTTCGAAGTGGATTGAAACACAAGTGTCCTCAGTCGGCATTTGCTTGTTTATTGGTTGTAACTCAAGTCGCATAATCTAACTAaagaattttatcattttatactGGAACTGCAGTGGTGACTGTCGGTGTCTTTGGTGGACATTCGCATGGCTCTACGCATTCTCCGGTGGCATTATTGCGTACGTAGCCCTCTCGACAGAAGCAACCTCGGACGCACAATTTAATACATGGCCTAACTTCTCCAAGATTTTCGCACGTTTCAGGGCAGGCTGTTCCACATTCTGAGTATACTTCGTTGGGGCCTTCATACAATGTGAAAaagatttgataaaaataaaaatgaattggaCTGAACAGCAATGTTAAGTGCGTTTGACTTACAGTCACATAATGGATGCGAGACACAACACAATGCTCCGATGAACACGAGAAGTACTGTCGCTGCAAGTTTCATTTTCGATGTAAATAGATGGATGATAAGATGCAAGGGGGAGCTTTTATATATCCGATCAATGATACGCTATCTCTCTGCTACGTGCATATATGACAGATTTCTGCAAAGTGCTAATGAATCCTTACATGAGAGAATTCAATGAAcacacttttaatttttttgtctaTTTCGTCCATCAAGATAAACTGAAAGGCTTTAAAATCACCTCGATATTGATTAGTATC includes:
- the LOC134204151 gene encoding cysteine-rich venom protein 6-like, whose product is MRFATIALVLAASTAALCHHVPCKVCLDPNTEYRLCGNECPRTCENLHPEPPCTQVCMRGCYCKKGYVRENHSGLCVRPEDCPKPKPKPSCGCSKAPKPSK